In a genomic window of Stakelama saccharophila:
- a CDS encoding PQQ-binding-like beta-propeller repeat protein, which translates to MMNKLKTSAAIATLVTLGACGIFKGGDKHTPVLGDRVPILASETEINVDETIADVPVTVPAPRANDAWTQPGGDAAKAMGALALPDQLSRAWSIRVPGGSKRSHFAAAPVVAGGRLYVMDTNGAVHAVDAQSGATVWTKQTAPGEENANARFGGGVSFDGGHVFATNGLGEVVALDAATGDEIWRAKPGGPLRGAPTLANNNVYVLSQDNQLFALSQSDGKVQWTQSASLESQGVFGVAAPASARGTVVAGFSSGELNAYRYENGRSLWGDVLSRTRISTSVSSLDDIDADPVIDGDRAYAVGQGGRMVALDLLSGQRLWEQNIAGIATPWVAGDWIYLVTTDAKLLAIARDSGKIRWVSQLRAYGDPDDKEDPIDWYGPVLAGGRLVLVSSDGEITNVAPADGTVQASVDTGYDFSLPPVVANNMLYVLANNGTLTAYR; encoded by the coding sequence ATGAACAAGCTGAAGACCTCCGCGGCGATTGCTACGCTGGTCACGCTGGGCGCATGCGGCATTTTCAAGGGTGGCGACAAGCACACGCCCGTATTGGGCGACCGGGTTCCGATCCTGGCGTCCGAGACCGAAATCAACGTGGACGAGACGATCGCCGACGTGCCGGTAACGGTTCCGGCCCCCCGCGCCAACGATGCCTGGACGCAGCCGGGCGGCGATGCGGCGAAGGCGATGGGCGCGCTGGCGCTGCCGGATCAGCTCTCGCGCGCCTGGAGCATCCGGGTGCCGGGCGGATCGAAGCGCAGCCACTTTGCCGCCGCGCCGGTGGTCGCGGGTGGCCGTCTCTACGTCATGGATACCAATGGCGCGGTACATGCCGTCGATGCGCAGAGCGGTGCGACGGTGTGGACGAAGCAGACCGCGCCGGGCGAAGAGAATGCGAATGCGCGCTTCGGCGGCGGCGTTTCGTTCGATGGCGGCCACGTCTTCGCCACCAACGGCCTGGGCGAGGTCGTGGCGCTCGACGCTGCGACGGGCGATGAGATCTGGCGGGCGAAGCCGGGTGGTCCGTTGCGCGGCGCGCCCACGCTCGCCAACAACAATGTCTATGTCCTCAGCCAGGACAATCAGCTCTTCGCCCTCAGCCAGAGCGACGGCAAGGTGCAGTGGACCCAGTCGGCTTCGCTCGAATCGCAGGGCGTGTTCGGCGTGGCCGCACCCGCATCGGCGCGCGGCACGGTGGTCGCCGGGTTCTCGTCGGGCGAACTCAACGCCTATCGCTATGAAAACGGCCGCAGCCTGTGGGGCGACGTGCTGTCGCGCACGCGCATCTCGACCTCGGTATCGTCGCTGGACGACATCGATGCCGATCCGGTGATCGACGGCGACCGCGCCTATGCGGTGGGCCAGGGGGGGCGCATGGTGGCGCTCGACCTGCTGAGCGGCCAGCGGCTATGGGAACAGAATATCGCCGGCATCGCCACGCCGTGGGTCGCGGGTGACTGGATCTATCTCGTCACCACCGATGCGAAGCTGCTCGCGATCGCGCGCGACAGCGGCAAGATCCGCTGGGTCAGCCAGTTGCGCGCCTATGGCGACCCCGACGACAAGGAAGATCCGATCGACTGGTACGGCCCCGTGCTTGCCGGCGGCCGACTTGTGCTCGTCAGTTCCGACGGTGAAATCACCAATGTCGCTCCGGCAGACGGCACCGTGCAGGCGTCGGTCGACACCGGTTACGACTTCTCGTTACCGCCGGTGGTGGCCAACAACATGCTGTACGTCCTCGCCAATAACGGTACGCTGACCGCATATCGCTGA
- the der gene encoding ribosome biogenesis GTPase Der, translating to MPHPIVAIIGRPNVGKSTLFNRLVGKRLALVDNRPGVTRDRREGDASLLGLDFRIIDTAGYEDEDPDSLPGRMRRQTESAVQGADVALFMIDARTGLTPLDEEIARWLRAAETPVILVANKAEGRAGEAGMLDALSLGMGDPVALSAEHGEGVVELFEALRPLVEAAEAAADVEDADAPDAPLKLAVVGRPNAGKSTLINRMLGQDRLITGPEAGITRDSIATDWAWQGRPVRLIDTAGMRKRARVQEKLERLAVADALHAIDFAEVVILLLDATKGLEGQDLRIADNVLKEGRALIIALNKWDVAEDASRLFNGVKAALEEGLSQARGIPVLTVSAITGKGIDTLLKVAFETRDSWSRRVSTGALNRWFERAMEANPPPAPGGKRIKPRYLTQINSRPPSFALFGTRVDLLPDSYKRYLINGIRREFDFGAVPVRLMLRAAKNPFDKQA from the coding sequence ATGCCGCATCCTATCGTCGCCATCATCGGCAGGCCGAATGTCGGCAAGTCCACGCTGTTCAACCGCCTGGTGGGAAAGCGGCTGGCGCTGGTCGACAATCGCCCCGGCGTCACCCGCGATCGCCGCGAAGGTGACGCCAGCCTGCTGGGGCTGGATTTCCGCATCATCGATACCGCCGGCTATGAGGACGAGGATCCCGACAGCCTGCCCGGCCGCATGCGCCGTCAGACCGAATCGGCGGTGCAGGGCGCCGATGTCGCCTTGTTCATGATCGACGCCCGGACCGGGCTGACCCCGCTGGATGAAGAGATCGCCCGCTGGCTCCGTGCGGCGGAGACGCCGGTCATACTCGTCGCCAACAAGGCCGAGGGCCGCGCCGGTGAGGCCGGCATGCTGGACGCGCTGTCGCTGGGCATGGGCGATCCCGTCGCGCTGTCGGCGGAGCATGGCGAGGGCGTGGTCGAGCTGTTCGAAGCGCTGCGCCCGCTTGTCGAGGCGGCGGAAGCAGCGGCGGACGTCGAGGACGCCGACGCACCGGACGCACCGTTGAAGCTGGCCGTGGTGGGGCGCCCAAACGCGGGCAAGTCGACGCTGATCAACCGCATGCTGGGGCAGGACCGGCTGATCACCGGGCCGGAAGCGGGCATCACGAGGGATTCCATCGCCACCGACTGGGCATGGCAGGGCCGCCCCGTCCGCCTGATCGACACGGCGGGCATGCGCAAGCGCGCCCGCGTCCAGGAAAAGCTGGAACGGCTGGCGGTCGCCGATGCGCTGCACGCCATTGATTTCGCCGAAGTCGTCATCCTGCTGCTCGACGCGACCAAGGGGCTGGAGGGACAGGATCTGCGCATCGCCGACAATGTCCTGAAGGAAGGCCGCGCCCTCATCATCGCGCTCAACAAATGGGATGTCGCCGAAGATGCCAGCCGTCTGTTCAACGGCGTGAAGGCGGCGCTGGAGGAGGGCCTGTCGCAGGCGCGCGGCATTCCCGTGCTGACCGTGTCGGCGATTACCGGCAAGGGCATCGACACGCTGCTGAAGGTCGCGTTCGAAACGCGCGATTCGTGGTCGCGGCGGGTGTCCACGGGCGCGCTCAACCGCTGGTTCGAACGCGCGATGGAGGCCAACCCGCCGCCCGCGCCCGGCGGCAAGCGGATCAAGCCGCGCTATCTGACGCAGATCAACAGCCGCCCGCCCAGCTTCGCCCTGTTCGGCACGCGCGTCGACCTGCTGCCGGACAGCTACAAGCGCTATCTGATCAACGGCATCCGGCGCGAATTCGATTTCGGCGCCGTGCCCGTGCGGCTGATGCTGCGGGCCGCGAAGAACCCTTTCGACAAGCAGGCATGA
- a CDS encoding sulfurtransferase TusA family protein — MTVRVEARGMRCPWPAVRLARALRTAPQEREFEVRADDPAAASEMRIVAETNGAALSVVGPNHFRIVRL, encoded by the coding sequence ATGACCGTCCGCGTGGAGGCACGCGGCATGCGCTGCCCCTGGCCGGCGGTACGGCTGGCGCGCGCCCTCAGAACCGCGCCGCAGGAGCGCGAGTTCGAGGTCCGTGCCGACGATCCGGCGGCGGCTTCGGAAATGCGTATCGTTGCCGAAACGAACGGTGCTGCGCTGTCGGTTGTCGGCCCGAATCATTTTCGCATAGTGCGGCTGTAG
- a CDS encoding Hpt domain-containing protein, with amino-acid sequence MNDMSGGVSLVNWTAFSQARSELGANFVRILGYFREDGVKSVEQIEAAMRAQNAAALVIPAHTLKGESRQFGADPLSDLAETIETIARDCVERHDTPTEALQYVAQLRPLFENTLALLEKEASPLVARRQGFGRRVAGI; translated from the coding sequence ATGAACGACATGAGCGGAGGGGTGTCGCTGGTGAACTGGACCGCCTTTTCCCAGGCGCGTTCGGAACTCGGCGCGAACTTCGTTCGCATCCTCGGCTATTTTCGCGAAGACGGCGTGAAGTCGGTCGAGCAGATCGAAGCAGCGATGCGCGCGCAGAATGCGGCCGCGCTCGTCATCCCGGCCCACACGCTCAAGGGCGAATCGCGCCAGTTCGGGGCCGATCCGCTATCCGACCTGGCCGAGACGATCGAGACGATCGCGCGCGATTGCGTCGAGCGGCACGACACGCCGACCGAGGCGCTGCAATATGTCGCGCAACTGCGGCCGCTGTTCGAAAACACGCTGGCCCTGCTGGAAAAGGAGGCGAGCCCGCTCGTTGCGCGCCGTCAGGGCTTCGGCCGCCGGGTCGCCGGCATCTGA
- the bfr gene encoding bacterioferritin produces the protein MKGDEKIIEFLNTALKNELTAINQYFLHYRMLDHWGVHRLAKFEYDESIDEMKHADKLAERILFLDGLPNFQNIGRLRIGETVEEVIKADLDLEMEALPLLRDAIQYCEEKRDYVSRDLFAEILASEEEHVDTLERQFEMIERMGLENYIQLNARSEADE, from the coding sequence ATGAAGGGCGACGAAAAGATCATCGAATTTCTGAACACGGCGCTCAAGAATGAGCTGACCGCGATCAACCAGTATTTCCTGCATTACCGCATGCTCGATCATTGGGGCGTCCACCGCCTCGCCAAGTTCGAATATGACGAATCGATCGACGAGATGAAGCACGCCGACAAGCTGGCGGAGCGCATCCTCTTCCTCGACGGTCTGCCCAATTTCCAGAATATCGGCCGGCTGCGCATCGGCGAGACGGTGGAAGAGGTCATCAAGGCCGATCTCGATCTGGAGATGGAGGCCCTGCCCCTGTTGCGCGATGCGATTCAATATTGCGAGGAAAAGCGCGACTATGTCAGCCGCGATCTGTTCGCGGAGATCCTCGCCAGCGAGGAAGAGCATGTCGACACGCTGGAGCGGCAGTTCGAAATGATCGAACGCATGGGCCTCGAAAACTATATCCAGCTCAACGCCAGGTCCGAAGCCGACGAATGA
- a CDS encoding (2Fe-2S)-binding protein → MVVCVCNAIREQDVRAAARAGAMSACQAYRALGRQAKCGQCVRFAREIIADERTAA, encoded by the coding sequence ATGGTCGTCTGCGTCTGCAATGCCATCCGCGAACAAGATGTCCGCGCCGCCGCGCGGGCCGGCGCGATGAGCGCGTGCCAGGCCTATCGCGCACTCGGCCGTCAGGCGAAATGCGGCCAGTGCGTCCGATTCGCGCGCGAGATCATCGCCGACGAACGCACCGCCGCCTGA
- a CDS encoding DUF418 domain-containing protein, translated as MATTAPDRIVTLDIVRGVAVMGILFMNITGFAMPEPAYMNPRAFGGAQGLDLAVYVADFILVDGKMRGLFSLLFGASLLLVVERAEAGGLDPARVHYSRMVWLLVFGLVHLWAIWWGDILTLYAVIGMIAYAFRGRSPERLISAAATLILIQWAIAATVPLGIDATARALREAAADPGAQQAWDSMVRGFGVPPASWTEARLALMRGGYGPIALDRLRAHFTTPVTSAIFVGPETLGYMLLGMAALKSGFLGGEWPAARYRRVALAGFAIGIAGYGAIAVWLMASDYTMRAVAMGVIALTVPLRPPMIAGWAALIILAVRPGGTLATRIAATGRMAFTNYLCTSLICTTLFYGYGFGWFGRVTRAELLVVVIAVCAAMLGWSKPWLARFRYGPLEWLWRSAARGRAQPMRGEA; from the coding sequence ATGGCGACCACGGCACCGGATCGCATCGTCACCCTCGACATCGTTCGCGGCGTCGCGGTGATGGGCATATTGTTCATGAACATCACCGGCTTCGCCATGCCGGAGCCAGCCTATATGAACCCGCGCGCGTTCGGCGGCGCACAGGGACTCGACCTCGCCGTCTATGTCGCCGATTTCATCCTGGTCGACGGCAAGATGCGCGGGCTGTTCTCGCTGCTGTTCGGGGCGTCGCTGCTGCTGGTGGTGGAGCGGGCGGAAGCGGGCGGGCTCGATCCCGCCCGGGTGCATTATTCGCGCATGGTGTGGCTGCTCGTCTTCGGCCTCGTCCACCTCTGGGCGATCTGGTGGGGGGACATCCTGACGCTGTATGCGGTGATCGGCATGATCGCCTATGCCTTTCGCGGGCGGTCTCCGGAGCGGCTGATCTCGGCTGCGGCGACCTTGATCCTGATCCAGTGGGCGATCGCGGCGACCGTGCCGCTGGGTATCGACGCGACCGCCAGGGCGCTGCGCGAAGCCGCCGCCGATCCCGGTGCGCAGCAGGCATGGGACAGCATGGTCCGCGGCTTCGGCGTGCCGCCGGCGTCGTGGACCGAGGCGCGGCTGGCGCTGATGCGCGGCGGCTATGGCCCGATCGCGCTCGACCGCTTACGGGCGCATTTCACGACGCCGGTCACGAGCGCGATCTTCGTCGGGCCGGAAACGCTCGGCTATATGCTGCTGGGAATGGCGGCGCTGAAATCGGGCTTTCTGGGCGGCGAATGGCCGGCAGCGCGCTATCGCCGGGTGGCGTTGGCGGGGTTCGCGATCGGCATCGCCGGGTACGGCGCGATCGCTGTCTGGCTGATGGCGAGCGATTACACCATGCGCGCGGTAGCGATGGGCGTTATCGCGCTGACGGTGCCGCTGCGGCCGCCGATGATCGCCGGATGGGCCGCGCTGATCATCCTGGCTGTTCGGCCCGGCGGCACACTGGCGACGCGCATCGCGGCGACCGGCCGCATGGCATTTACCAACTATCTCTGCACCAGCCTGATCTGCACTACCCTGTTCTACGGCTATGGCTTCGGCTGGTTCGGCCGGGTGACCCGTGCGGAACTGCTCGTCGTCGTGATCGCCGTCTGCGCCGCGATGCTCGGCTGGTCGAAACCGTGGCTGGCCCGCTTTCGCTACGGACCGCTGGAATGGCTGTGGCGCTCGGCGGCGCGAGGGCGTGCGCAACCCATGCGGGGCGAAGCATAG